GTAGAATCTCAAAGACATGGTTGGTAGTAAGAACACGACGTCCTGACAATTTGATATAACTGTCAATCGGCAGCTTTGCAGTCGCAATGTTTTGCTTTTGGGCTTTATCGTTACAGAGGTTTTTGTACCGCCCCTTATCAACAATTCCTCCGATGATATAAGTCATATTCTCATCCAGCGTCTCTAAAGTATTGGTTGAATCAGACGAGAAATAAAGCCATTTCGTCCtttctgcttcatctgatGGCACCTCGTAATCATCCTCTCTAAATTTAATCCCCTTCCATAGTAAATGTTGTGAATGCATAGGGCCGTAAAACCGTTCTCTCAAACCCTTATTTAATGAGGATACTTCAAGATTGACAGAATTTACTGCTTGTCGATTCATGGCATAACATCGGCTGACCTGAATAGCCAAAgactttctttctttgtcGGTCATCAGATCATCAAATGCACAATCTAAAATGACTGTTATAGGAAGTCGATTCGGGTTCTGTGGCCGTCTTGGCTTCTTGGTTACCACGCCAGCCTCTGCATCCTCTTGACGCTGTCTTTTTCGTTCCTGCTTAACTTGTTTCCGTTTTTCTTTCCGCTTCTGTACCCATTCATCTCTCATTGCCTCATTCTTCCTTCTACGATATTCTCTTTTCCATGCACTTTTGGTCATGCCTTCAGGCGGTGGAGGAATGGGCTCATATTTGTGTCTAGGGTCCAATTCTGTCCTATCTGTTTCAGGACTCCGCTCTGACTCTTTTTCTATCTCAGCTGCTACGACTATCTCTTTCTGTTCATTATCTGATAGCCTAGGTTCTGACATTTTTCCTTTCTACTATCACAGTATATTTAAGAGGTTGTCCagaatttttatttcatcGCAGATCTTCCACGCTTTTGTACGGCTatatcaaaagataagaagaATCTCTGCCATCTGCGTGAAATGACAGGATTTCCAAAGCAATTTTCAAACCATTTGGAGATATAATTTGCTTTGACTTTATTACTGAGTTGCTACTAAATTATCGACGAAGGTAGTCAGATTCCACAATTATCAAGTTTCATCTCGAAATGTATGCTTAGGCTAGGTAGTGTTGCTGACAGTATGTAAACGCGAGTAGCAGCTGCCACGTTAATCAACTCGCTCCAAACTCAGTTTACGGTCACATGCCCAACTCCTAGGACTAAGTCAGATATGTATACTGCCAATTTCTCTGATCTGTTCGACATCAATATCCAGTTTAGACTCTCTTTAGGGTTGCATGCGCTTCCCTGTTGATGCAGATCATATGCGCGATGCCAAGTTTATTCAAAACGCAGATTTGAGTGAATCGACTCGAACCCCTCTAATAGAGCCTCGGCAATCGGAGTTGGTATTGATTCCTTATCCTTTTATATATGAGAGGTCAAACTGTTCTTCGTTCTTCGTTCCATATTTATCCCATATTTATCCCATATTTATCCCATATTTATCCAATATTTAGAGCCAATAGGCTTGGTGTAGGTGTAGAAATAACCGTCAACCCTGGAATCTTGACCACTATATCTAGGTGGTTAGTCACACTGCTTCAGTCTTAAATGATAGTAGATCGTACAATTTCTTTGCAGATCCAGATGGATAGATAGATGGGCGTCAGGACAGCCCTGGGCAAGAAAACGCCCATCGGTTCTTTTCTGACCAACTCTTGCCCATATTATTGTTTTAATGCTACGTAAACCTCAGCACTGAGTTCTGTATTTCACCACTATTTTAGCTGCTGTTCGAAAACGGCAAGTTGACATCATGCCAGTTTGTGATTGCGTTATCGGTGCATATCAgatcttgaaaaattccCAAAACATCTACATGCATGATTTTTACTTAACTGACCTTCGAACTGAGcagttcaaaaaaaaactgtaTCGATGAGCTGTAGATCAACTTTGTTTTGTAAATCATTCATCTTTTCTCTGTTCCTCTATTGCTTGTATTTAGACCTTGAACAAAATAATGGGTTTTGGAAGTTTTTCCAGTTCCAAATCCAAGGAACATGACGTTACTAATGCAGAGACGGTCGTACTTGGTAATGACCAATCTAAGATCGATCCAGAGTCGGGCGTAGCCCGTGGCCTGAAAACTAGGCATTTGTCTATGATGGCCCTTGCTGGTATTATTGGACCTGGATTGTtagttggtgctggaggtAGGTTTACATATGATTTGGATGATAGCGTCGTGTATATATTTCTAACAGTCTATAGGTGCTCTATCTTCTGGTGGCCCAGCTGCTCTTCTGATCGGTTTTGGAGTTATTGGTATCATAGCTTTCTCTATAATGCAATCATTAGGAGAGTTAACCACACTATATCCATCAGGAGGAGCTTTTGTAAAACTGGCTGATCGATTTGTAGAACCTGCttttggtgctgctgtggGTTGGAACTATTTTATCATTTGGATCGCAGTACTTGCTAATGAGTATAATGTTGTTTGCAGTATTCTTGGATTTTGGAGTCATAAAGTTCCTATGTATGGATACTTTTTGATGTTGTGGTCCTTATTTTTGGGATTCCAATTATTGGGTGTTGCAGCATTTGGAGAGGCAGAGTTTTGGCTCGCTTTAGTCAAGCTTCTTGGACTGGTCgcttattttattttttccaTTGTATACGTATCAGGAGGAATTGTTAATCATACGGGAAGTGCTCTTGGATTCCATTATTGGCATAATCCAGGTGCTTTTGCTGATGGGTTCAGAGGAGTGGCTAATGTATTTGTGTTCTGTTCGACGTTTTATGCTGGCTGTGAATCAATTGCTGTAGCTGCAACTGAGACTAAGAATCCCAGAAAGGCCGTTCCTAATGCCATCCACCAAGTATTTTGGagaattattttcatttacTTGGGATCcgcttttttctttggtaTCACTGTACCATGGGACGCTCCGGGTCTCATTAGTGGTAAATCCAAGGCTCTTCAAAGTCCCATGACTATTGCTATTCAGAACGCTGGGTGGCAAGGTGGTGTTCATCTAATTAATGctttcattctcatcacATGTCTTTCTGCTATCAATAgtagtatatatattggaTCCAGAACTGTGCTCTTCATGGGTCAAGACCGCAAGGCACCAAGTTTTCTCGGCAAAACCAATAGTCGTGGCGTACCAGTATTTGCTATTATATTCACTAATTTGTTTGGATTCTTGGCTCTCATGAATATCAGCACTGGTGCGTCTCGTGCGTATGGCTATATTGTCAATCTGTCTGGTGTATCAACCTTTTTAGTTTGGGGATCAATCTCGTTTATTCATATTCGATTCCGTCGAGCCTGGATCAAACAAGGCTTCACGCCAGATGAGCTTCCTTTCAAATCTTTCCTCTATCCATACAATGCGTACTTCGGTCTGGCAGCCAATGTATTCCTGGCCTTAGTTCAGGGTTGGAGTACTTTAAGTCCTTTCAATGCCGGAAACTTTGTTGATGCTTATATTTTGCTCCCTCTGTTTGCAATCATTTATGTTCTCTATAAGCTTATCTTCAAAACCAAGTTTCTTCGGGCACATGAGATTGATCTTGCGTCTGGTCGCCGTAATGACATGGAATACGCCGACTCGACTGATGAAACCGTTTCTTTAACTAAGAAAAAGAGCCTATGGCAACGACTCATTGACAGTTTCTAGTTCTTTCTATTACTAACCTAAGTGTAACATATTCTATCTAATTGAATTTAATCGTCTGTTTACCACATACTTTCAATGATCTGATCCGCAGTATCATTCTGTCAACCCGCATCTCACCCGATTGACGGATCTGTTCGGATCTGTTCGACGTGCTTGCTTGAAGCCTTAAAAGGCTTTGAAAACCTCTTGTAATTCTATTGACCCTTCAATCAGACTCTACTAATAGCATTCTAAAACAGTCAAGAGACAGTCACAAGAACGAGTGTGAGGATTCCCCAATGAATTCCAAGGGCTGCCGGAAGTAAGTAACCCGTCTTCAAATGGCCCAATTACTGATCCTGCTGCATGGCACTCGTCAAGCACGTAATGTGCATAGGTCAGACcaattttgttgatttttccCCACTGGCAAAACACACCGCAATTAATAATAGATTTGCATGCAGAGCGATTAACAATTATTGGGCAGTCGGCCAGGCCAGTCCATGCCTCATTTCTTATGTGAATTTGCTGCAGTCACACAAAATCATCCACTGTATCGATGTGACTGTTGGTATGTGGCAGGTAACCTGTATATAATCGGGGTGCAAAGGGGTCATGCATGTGCGGGTCCGTGAAACGCTAGTTACGCGGAGTAGCATAAAAAGGGTACTTGAGCCAGTATTTTTTCACACACTATATACAAAATCGCGCCAGGaattattgattttttaacttttatttttcaattttgatttcaagggattcaattgataaaattaTTTCGTGACTTTTGTCTGGTGATTTATAGGATTAGGAAGAACATTTTTAATAGTGGTGACTTCCACATATAACATGACTGAAGCTGTACCAGTAAGACGATCTGCTCGCGTTGCTGCGGCAGCTAAGAGAAATCCAGAATTGGAGGCAAAACAACCAGAAGTTGTAGCCAAGAAGGCCAAACCTTCTCCTAAGTCGAAGGCTAAAGACACATTGAAAACTGAAAAGGAGGATGTGACCTCAAAGGACGAGGAAGAACACAAACAGGAAGCTGCACAGAGCGAGGACAAGCCTGCCGTGGCAAAAGATGAGACAGAATCTGAAAAAGTCGAGGCCAAGCCGGTTAAGTCGAAGCAAGTTGAGGTTGGAGATGCAGTCCCAGATATCACTCTTCTCGACCAAGATTCGAAAGAGGTAAACCTTGCTGAAGTAGCCAAATCTTCGCCATTTGTGGTTATTTTTGCTTATCCTAAAGCAAACACTCCTGGATGCACTCGTCAAGCCTGTGCGTACCGTGACCATCATGAAGAGTTCAAGTCTGCTGATGTTAGAGTATTCGGCTTGTCTGCTGATAGTCCCAGTGCCCAGAAGAAGTTTGAGACCAAATTTGACTTCCCATATCAGCTTCTGTCTGACCCTAAATACGAACTCATTGGAGTCCTTGGTGCCAAAAAGACTGCCACTGGCGGTGTTACTCGTTCTCACTGGGTCATTAAGGATGGTAAATTTGTATCTGTAAATGTAGGCGTGAAGCCCGACGACTCTTGGTCAAAGACTCTTGACCTCGTCAAAAACTCAGCGTAGAACAAATAGCTTTTTTATAGTTTAGTGGATATAGTAATATCTTTAACTTTATGGTGGGATAGTAAGTTCCTCGCTGTAATTCAGGATATTGGATTAACTGGAAGCAAAAGAACAAGCCGGCATTAGCATATAAGGGAAGGTCTTAGAGGAGGCGCTGTCCCTAGCTATTTAAcacattttttttgctgtaAATCAGGAAACTGATGAGTGATGATTAACTGAAAGCTCAAGAACAATTTGGCATTTGCATATATCGTTTTGGTCATTACTGAAAAGATTGGTCTTATAAAGGGCCGAAGAATTAGGAATCAAGACTCTTCAGTCTTAAATTTGATCGCGCCAATATTGCTGCAACAATCCATTGGCGTTCGCCAAGGACAAGTATTTGGGATTTTGACCTTACCTACTTCTCAAACTTTTCGATATATCTCATTTCCCCATGAAACTCATGACGAGGTCGCAAATTTCCAAGGCATATTTAGCGCACGCCCGTTAAATCATGCATCTCAAAATGCAGGGATGGAGTTTGATCTTGCAGATTTGTGCATAATCGGATCTGACATGCACATTTTAGATGGAGTCAATTATTCGGAGATGACCAAAAAATTGATATATATCCTACCCAGATGAAACTAGATATAAAACTGCGACATTGCAAGTCGGATCCcactttttattatttctcaCGACGTACCAGCGCAGAAATAATGGCTTCAGTAAATAAATCGCAGTTATTTAATGTTATTTCGAAACTCAACAGGGTATCCAAAATCTAGCTACCGGTCTGTCTTGTTATAAAAGAATTACAACTGTTATCGATCAGCTTCAACGACTTTATATGAAAGAATGACCATGTACAAATCATATCTAAGTGAAAGATAACAACCTTGTGTTAAGATATTTTGGCGAGGTTTAAAGTCCTTACATCAATGAGCCAGAGCCCAAGAGACCGGACGAAATTTAACAGTCGCACAGACTTTGCTGAAAATTTCCCACTTTCCAAAATTTAGTGTTACCCGAACATTGCAATGCATTTAACAAGTTGACGTTCATATCGTGTACCGGAAACATAAGCTAACACTGAAGAGTTTAACAAAGCTCCACCGATGATCGTGTAAAGAATTGGCTGAATAAATGACCCATGAGCATTTCGTATTAAACAGAAGCTGAGAGATGAGGAGGAATTTTAACCAAGTCTAATAGTAGCTCCTCCGCTGTGGAGAGAGCTG
The Sugiyamaella lignohabitans strain CBS 10342 chromosome A, complete sequence genome window above contains:
- the TRM10 gene encoding Trm10p (tRNA methyltransferase; methylates the N-1 position of guanine at position 9 in tRNAs; protein abundance increases in response to DNA replication stress; member of the SPOUT (SpoU-TrmD) methyltransferase family; human ortholog TRMT10A plays a role in the pathogenesis of microcephaly and early onset diabetes; an 18-mer originates from the TRM10 locus; genetic analysis shows the 18-mer is the translation regulator; GO_component: GO:0005737 - cytoplasm [Evidence IEA,IEA]; GO_component: GO:0005737 - cytoplasm [Evidence IDA] [PMID 14562095]; GO_component: GO:0005634 - nucleus [Evidence IEA,IEA]; GO_component: GO:0005634 - nucleus [Evidence IDA] [PMID 14562095]; GO_function: GO:0008168 - methyltransferase activity [Evidence IEA,IEA]; GO_function: GO:0052905 - tRNA (guanine(9)-N(1))-methyltransferase activity [Evidence IEA]; GO_function: GO:0016423 - tRNA (guanine) methyltransferase activity [Evidence IDA] [PMID 12702816]; GO_function: GO:0016740 - transferase activity [Evidence IEA]; GO_process: GO:0032259 - methylation [Evidence IEA]; GO_process: GO:0030488 - tRNA methylation [Evidence IDA] [PMID 12702816]; GO_process: GO:0008033 - tRNA processing [Evidence IEA]); this translates as MSEPRLSDNEQKEIVVAAEIEKESERSPETDRTELDPRHKYEPIPPPPEGMTKSAWKREYRRRKNEAMRDEWVQKRKEKRKQVKQERKRQRQEDAEAGVVTKKPRRPQNPNRLPITVILDCAFDDLMTDKERKSLAIQVSRCYAMNRQAVNSVNLEVSSLNKGLRERFYGPMHSQHLLWKGIKFREDDYEVPSDEAERTKWLYFSSDSTNTLETLDENMTYIIGGIVDKGRYKNLCNDKAQKQNIATAKLPIDSYIKLSGRRVLTTNHVFEILLKWLELKDWKAAFEAVLPQRKLQGNNPEEDDENEDDEADEDKEENDLNEDNVPTNEKDDSKVEQLATTGLADEATTDVST
- the AGP3 gene encoding Agp3p (Low-affinity amino acid permease; may act to supply the cell with amino acids as nitrogen source in nitrogen-poor conditions; transcription is induced under conditions of sulfur limitation; plays a role in regulating Ty1 transposition; GO_component: GO:0016021 - integral component of membrane [Evidence IEA,IEA]; GO_component: GO:0016021 - integral component of membrane [Evidence ISM] [PMID 12192589]; GO_component: GO:0016020 - membrane [Evidence IEA,IEA,IEA]; GO_component: GO:0005886 - plasma membrane [Evidence ISS] [PMID 10654085]; GO_function: GO:0015171 - amino acid transmembrane transporter activity [Evidence IEA]; GO_function: GO:0015171 - amino acid transmembrane transporter activity [Evidence IDA] [PMID 10654085]; GO_function: GO:0015171 - amino acid transmembrane transporter activity [Evidence IMP] [PMID 14697254]; GO_process: GO:0003333 - amino acid transmembrane transport [Evidence IEA]; GO_process: GO:0006865 - amino acid transport [Evidence IEA,IEA]; GO_process: GO:0006865 - amino acid transport [Evidence IDA] [PMID 10654085]; GO_process: GO:0006865 - amino acid transport [Evidence IMP] [PMID 14697254]; GO_process: GO:0055085 - transmembrane transport [Evidence IEA]; GO_process: GO:0055085 - transmembrane transport [Evidence IDA] [PMID 10654085]; GO_process: GO:0006810 - transport [Evidence IEA,IEA]) codes for the protein MQSLGELTTLYPSGGAFVKLADRFVEPAFGAAVGWNYFIIWIAVLANEYNVVCSILGFWSHKVPMYGYFLMLWSLFLGFQLLGVAAFGEAEFWLALVKLLGLVAYFIFSIVYVSGGIVNHTGSALGFHYWHNPGAFADGFRGVANVFVFCSTFYAGCESIAVAATETKNPRKAVPNAIHQVFWRIIFIYLGSAFFFGITVPWDAPGLISGKSKALQSPMTIAIQNAGWQGGVHLINAFILITCLSAINSSIYIGSRTVLFMGQDRKAPSFLGKTNSRGVPVFAIIFTNLFGFLALMNISTGASRAYGYIVNLSGVSTFLVWGSISFIHIRFRRAWIKQGFTPDELPFKSFLYPYNAYFGLAANVFLALVQGWSTLSPFNAGNFVDAYILLPLFAIIYVLYKLIFKTKFLRAHEIDLASGRRNDMEYADSTDETVSLTKKKSLWQRLIDSF
- the DOT5 gene encoding Dot5p (Nuclear thiol peroxidase; functions as an alkyl-hydroperoxide reductase during post-diauxic growth; GO_component: GO:0005694 - chromosome [Evidence IEA]; GO_component: GO:0000781 - chromosome, telomeric region [Evidence IEA,IEA]; GO_component: GO:0005634 - nucleus [Evidence IEA,IEA]; GO_component: GO:0005634 - nucleus [Evidence IDA] [PMID 10681558]; GO_component: GO:0005634 - nucleus [Evidence IDA,ISS] [PMID 2408019]; GO_function: GO:0016209 - antioxidant activity [Evidence IEA,IEA]; GO_function: GO:0016491 - oxidoreductase activity [Evidence IEA,IEA]; GO_function: GO:0004601 - peroxidase activity [Evidence IEA]; GO_function: GO:0051920 - peroxiredoxin activity [Evidence IEA]; GO_function: GO:0008379 - thioredoxin peroxidase activity [Evidence IDA,IMP,ISS] [PMID 10681558]; GO_process: GO:0045454 - cell redox homeostasis [Evidence IDA,IMP] [PMID 10681558]; GO_process: GO:0034599 - cellular response to oxidative stress [Evidence IGI] [PMID 15051715]; GO_process: GO:0055114 - oxidation-reduction process [Evidence IEA,IEA]; GO_process: GO:0006355 - regulation of transcription, DNA-templated [Evidence IEA]; GO_process: GO:0006351 - transcription, DNA-templated [Evidence IEA]), which translates into the protein MTEAVPVRRSARVAAAAKRNPELEAKQPEVVAKKAKPSPKSKAKDTLKTEKEDVTSKDEEEHKQEAAQSEDKPAVAKDETESEKVEAKPVKSKQVEVGDAVPDITLLDQDSKEVNLAEVAKSSPFVVIFAYPKANTPGCTRQACAYRDHHEEFKSADVRVFGLSADSPSAQKKFETKFDFPYQLLSDPKYELIGVLGAKKTATGGVTRSHWVIKDGKFVSVNVGVKPDDSWSKTLDLVKNSA